A genomic segment from Corylus avellana chromosome ca5, CavTom2PMs-1.0 encodes:
- the LOC132180425 gene encoding putative methylesterase 14, chloroplastic, whose amino-acid sequence MGNRFICMTKKEVKENGSKSKRMGRSQRKLLAEEDFLHRQALSMALHQQQLSQRFDGSMSRRIGSTSSRRRNLPDDPLSNGKQVQEFLENVKTKKFVLIHGEGFGAWCWYKTIASLEESGLLPTALDLTGSGIHLADTNTVATLAEYSKPLIDFLQNLPEDEKVILVGHSSGGACISYALEHFPQKISKAIFLCATMVSNGQRPFDVFAEELGSAECFMQESKFLIYGNGKDKPPTGFMFEKEQMKGLYFNQSPTKDVALAMVSMRSTPLGPIMEKLSLTPENYGTARRFYIQTLDDRALSPDVQEKLVRENPPEGVFKIKGSDHCPFFSKPQSLHKIFVEIAQIP is encoded by the exons ATGGGTAATCGTTTTATTTGCATGACAAAGAAGGAGGTTAAAGAAAATGGATCCAAGAGCAAGAGAATGGGACGATCTCAGAGGAAACTGCTGGCCGAGGAGGATTTCTTGCACAGGCAGGCTTTGTCTATGGCTCTTCATCAGCAACAGTTGTCTCAGAGGTTCGACGGATCCATGTCGCGGCGAATTGGGTCCACGAGCTCTAGGAGGCGCAATCTCCCTGACGACCCATTGTCTAATGGAAAGCAG GTACAAGAGTTTCTGGAAAACgttaaaacaaagaaatttgTTCTAATACATGGAGAAGGCTTTGGAGCATGGTGTTGGTATAAAACTATTGCTTCCCTGGAGGAGTCTGGATTGCTTCCCACTGCCTTAGATCTCACGGGTTCTGGTATTCATCTTGCGGATACAAATACTGTTGCTACACTTGCAGAGTATTCAAAGCCATTGATTGATTTTCTACAGAACCTTCCCGAGGATGAAAAG GTGATTCTGGTTGGTCATAGTAGTGGAGGTGCATGCATTTCTTATGCATTGGAACATTTTCCACAGAAGATATCAAAAGCTATTTTTCTTTGTGCTACAATGGTATCTAATGGCCAGAGGCCTTTTGATGTGTTTGCTGAAGAG CTCGGTTCTGCAGAATGTTTTATGCAAGAATCAAAGTTTTTGATTTATGGGAATGGAAAGGACAAACCTCCTACAGGATTCATGTTTGAGAAAGAGCAAATGAAAGGGTTGTATTTCAATCAGTCCCCAACAAAG GATGTTGCTTTGGCCATGGTTTCGATGAGATCCACCCCGCTTGGTCCGATCATGGAGAAGCTATCATTGACCCCGGAAAATTACGGAACTGCCCGGCGATTCTACATTCAGACATTGGATGATCGTGCACTTTCACCGGACGTCCAAGAGAAGCTAGTAAGAGAAAACCCACCAGAAggagttttcaaaattaaaggCAGCGACCACTGCCCCTTCTTCTCCAAGCCACAGTCACTGCacaaaatttttgttgaaatCGCTCAAATTCCGTAG
- the LOC132180424 gene encoding regulator of nonsense transcripts UPF3 isoform X1, giving the protein MKDPLERTKVVIRHLPPSLTQSDFFPQIDDKFSGRYNWFCFRPGKNSQKHQRYSRAYIDFKRPEDVFKFAEFFAGHVFVNEKGAQYKIVVEYAPSQRVRKPFSKKDSREGTIYKVDPDYLEFLKIIAKPAENLPSAEIQLERKEAEQAGTAKEPPIVTPLMEYVRQKRAVDCGAQGSSVVGKIRRRAGAASPGKPGSSGTKRGSEKKKYILKESAKTTTQKNKSTFIVVARREDQPATSSGKKTSVNESVRGIEGSVSGIPVTADSGKKILLLKGKERGIPEGLLQQQGVTPPAGNSPASTAQRENQRREAGGRLIRSILLNNDAHQSQSSTAVQPQQKIQILSSETGKRPSRPVNARLGSNGPASKNESNSFGSKGDPKRTPDDKFTKKDLQGLGNVSEKQEKRTRNRDRPDRVWTPLHRSDVSHAIDEHLSSSVSHSTRSLSDLVEASHGEMKDLPHGSRTAEVTTPASGRNSSVENGSHRHVGRRGAAHILKDDGSLNMSEGKSPRRGVSGLGAHEKLVWVQKSSSGS; this is encoded by the exons ATGAAAGACCCTTTAGAGAGGACCAAGGTGGTGATTCGGCACCTCCCACCGTCTCTCACGCAGTCCGATTTCTTCCCTCAAATTGATGATAAATTCTCTGGCCGATACAACTGGTTCTGTTTCCGCCCCGGAAAAAACAG CCAGAAGCATCAGAGGTATTCTCGAGCCTACATAGACTTCAAGAGGCCTGAGGATGTTTTCAAGTTTGCTGAGTTTTTTGCTGGACATGTGTTTGTTAACGAGAAGG GTGCTCAGTATAAGATTGTAGTTGAATATGCACCTTCACAGCGTGTTCGAAAGCCATTTTCTAAGAAGGATAGCCGTGAAGGAACCATATATAAAG TAGATCCTGATTATTTAGAGTTCCTCAAAATTATCGCAAAGCCCGCTGAGAATCTTCCTAGTGCAGAAATACagttggaaagaaaagaagcagaACAAGCTG GCACTGCAAAAGAACCTCCTATTGTTACACCACTTATGGAGTATGTTCGTCAGAAACGAGCTGTTGATTGTGGAGCCCAG GGGTCATCAGTTGTTGGGAAGATAAGGAGAAGAGCTGGGGCTGCATCCCCAGGCAAGCCTGGCTCATCTGGTACCAAACGAGGTTCTGAGAAGAAAAAG TATATTTTGAAGGAAAGTGCCAAGACTACTACTCAAAAGAACAAGTCAACTTTCATTGTAGTGGCTAGGCGAGAGGATCAACCAGCTACTTCAAGTGGAAAAAAAACATCTGTAAATGAATCAG TCCGTGGCATTGAAGGTTCTGTTTCTGGAATCCCTGTGACTGCGGATTCTGGAAAGAAGATTCTGCTTCTAAAAGGGAAAGAGCGAGGA ATTCCTGAGGGCTTGTTACAACAGCAGGGTGTAACACCACCAGCTGGTAATTCTCCTGCTTCAACTGCTCAAAGAGAGAATCAGAGGCGTGAGGCTGGTGGGAGGCTTATCAGAAGCATACTTTTAAATAATGATGCTCATCAAAGTCAATCTTCAACAGCAGTCCAGCCTCAGCAGAAAATTCAAATCTTGAGCTCAGAAACTGGCAAGCGACCATCACGGCCTGTCAATGCTCGATTGGGTTCGAATGGTCCTGCCTCTAAAAATGAATCAAACTCATTTGGTTCTAAAGGGGATCCAAAACGGACTCCAGAcgataaatttacaaaaaaggACCTGCAAGGTTTGGGTAATGTCAGTGAGAAACAAGAAAAACGTACAAGAAATAGGGATAGACCTGACCGTGTTTGGACTCCTCTTCATCGATCTGATGTTTCACATGCTATTGATGAGCACTTGTCATCATCCGTGTCGCACTCTACTCGATCACTATCTGATTTGGTTGAAG CTTCCCATGGAGAAATGAAAGACTTGCCTCATGGAAGCAGGACTGCAGAGGTTACAACGCCAGCAAGTGGACGTAACAGTTCTGTCGAGAatg GTTCCCATAGGCATGTTGGTCGTCGCGGAGCTGCCCATATTTTAAAGGATGATGGCTCTCTAAATATGAGTGAGGGGAAATCTCCCAGAAGAGGTGTTAGTGGCCTTGGTGCTCATGAG AAACTAGTGTGGGTTCAGAAATCTTCTTCAGGCTCTTAG
- the LOC132180424 gene encoding regulator of nonsense transcripts UPF3 isoform X2: MKDPLERTKVVIRHLPPSLTQSDFFPQIDDKFSGRYNWFCFRPGKNSQKHQRYSRAYIDFKRPEDVFKFAEFFAGHVFVNEKGAQYKIVVEYAPSQRVRKPFSKKDSREGTIYKDPDYLEFLKIIAKPAENLPSAEIQLERKEAEQAGTAKEPPIVTPLMEYVRQKRAVDCGAQGSSVVGKIRRRAGAASPGKPGSSGTKRGSEKKKYILKESAKTTTQKNKSTFIVVARREDQPATSSGKKTSVNESVRGIEGSVSGIPVTADSGKKILLLKGKERGIPEGLLQQQGVTPPAGNSPASTAQRENQRREAGGRLIRSILLNNDAHQSQSSTAVQPQQKIQILSSETGKRPSRPVNARLGSNGPASKNESNSFGSKGDPKRTPDDKFTKKDLQGLGNVSEKQEKRTRNRDRPDRVWTPLHRSDVSHAIDEHLSSSVSHSTRSLSDLVEASHGEMKDLPHGSRTAEVTTPASGRNSSVENGSHRHVGRRGAAHILKDDGSLNMSEGKSPRRGVSGLGAHEKLVWVQKSSSGS; this comes from the exons ATGAAAGACCCTTTAGAGAGGACCAAGGTGGTGATTCGGCACCTCCCACCGTCTCTCACGCAGTCCGATTTCTTCCCTCAAATTGATGATAAATTCTCTGGCCGATACAACTGGTTCTGTTTCCGCCCCGGAAAAAACAG CCAGAAGCATCAGAGGTATTCTCGAGCCTACATAGACTTCAAGAGGCCTGAGGATGTTTTCAAGTTTGCTGAGTTTTTTGCTGGACATGTGTTTGTTAACGAGAAGG GTGCTCAGTATAAGATTGTAGTTGAATATGCACCTTCACAGCGTGTTCGAAAGCCATTTTCTAAGAAGGATAGCCGTGAAGGAACCATATATAAAG ATCCTGATTATTTAGAGTTCCTCAAAATTATCGCAAAGCCCGCTGAGAATCTTCCTAGTGCAGAAATACagttggaaagaaaagaagcagaACAAGCTG GCACTGCAAAAGAACCTCCTATTGTTACACCACTTATGGAGTATGTTCGTCAGAAACGAGCTGTTGATTGTGGAGCCCAG GGGTCATCAGTTGTTGGGAAGATAAGGAGAAGAGCTGGGGCTGCATCCCCAGGCAAGCCTGGCTCATCTGGTACCAAACGAGGTTCTGAGAAGAAAAAG TATATTTTGAAGGAAAGTGCCAAGACTACTACTCAAAAGAACAAGTCAACTTTCATTGTAGTGGCTAGGCGAGAGGATCAACCAGCTACTTCAAGTGGAAAAAAAACATCTGTAAATGAATCAG TCCGTGGCATTGAAGGTTCTGTTTCTGGAATCCCTGTGACTGCGGATTCTGGAAAGAAGATTCTGCTTCTAAAAGGGAAAGAGCGAGGA ATTCCTGAGGGCTTGTTACAACAGCAGGGTGTAACACCACCAGCTGGTAATTCTCCTGCTTCAACTGCTCAAAGAGAGAATCAGAGGCGTGAGGCTGGTGGGAGGCTTATCAGAAGCATACTTTTAAATAATGATGCTCATCAAAGTCAATCTTCAACAGCAGTCCAGCCTCAGCAGAAAATTCAAATCTTGAGCTCAGAAACTGGCAAGCGACCATCACGGCCTGTCAATGCTCGATTGGGTTCGAATGGTCCTGCCTCTAAAAATGAATCAAACTCATTTGGTTCTAAAGGGGATCCAAAACGGACTCCAGAcgataaatttacaaaaaaggACCTGCAAGGTTTGGGTAATGTCAGTGAGAAACAAGAAAAACGTACAAGAAATAGGGATAGACCTGACCGTGTTTGGACTCCTCTTCATCGATCTGATGTTTCACATGCTATTGATGAGCACTTGTCATCATCCGTGTCGCACTCTACTCGATCACTATCTGATTTGGTTGAAG CTTCCCATGGAGAAATGAAAGACTTGCCTCATGGAAGCAGGACTGCAGAGGTTACAACGCCAGCAAGTGGACGTAACAGTTCTGTCGAGAatg GTTCCCATAGGCATGTTGGTCGTCGCGGAGCTGCCCATATTTTAAAGGATGATGGCTCTCTAAATATGAGTGAGGGGAAATCTCCCAGAAGAGGTGTTAGTGGCCTTGGTGCTCATGAG AAACTAGTGTGGGTTCAGAAATCTTCTTCAGGCTCTTAG
- the LOC132182746 gene encoding immune-associated nucleotide-binding protein 9, with the protein MGGSMIDDDWELTSPSNGARTVVLVGRTGNGKSATGNSILGKKSFKSKASSSGVTDTCELQRTVLRDGQIINVIDTPGLFDFSVGSDFVGKEIVKCIDLAKDGIHAVLVVFSVRTRFSQEEEAALRSLQTLFGSRIVDYMIVVFTGGDELEDDDETLEDYLGRECPEPLKEILVLCKNRVVLFDNKTKDERKRVEQVQQLLSLVNMVIAHNGGQPYTDELFAELKKGAIKLRNQQEQVDSLKGYSKREISEFKDQIERSYGEQLQRITEMVESKLRETTTRLEQQLAEEQAARLKAEELAHLNQAKSNDEIRKLREHLEKAEEELRRRSENRCAIL; encoded by the exons ATGGGTGGAAGTATGATAGATGATGATTGGGAGCTTACTTCTCCATCAAATGGGGCCCGCACGGTAGTTTTAGTTGGACGCACTGGGAATGGAAAAAGTGCAACAGGGAACAGCATTCTTGGAAAAAAGTCCTTCAAGTCTAAGGCAAGTTCCTCTGGTGTTACGGACACTTGTGAACTGCAGAGAACTGTACTGAGAGATGGACAGATTATCAATGTCATTGACACTCCTG GGCtgtttgatttctctgttggatCAGACTTTGTTGGCAAAGAAATTGTTAAATGTATTGACTTGGCCAAGGATGGGATCCATGCAGTTCTTGTAGTTTTCTCCGTCAGGACCCGCTTTTCACAAGAAGAGGAAGCTGCACTTCGTAGCTTGCAGACATTATTTGGAAGCAGAATTGTTGACTACATGATTGTAGTCTTCACCGGAGGTGATGAacttgaagatgatgatgagacATTGGAAGATTATTTGGGTCGTGAGTGCCCAGAGCCTTTAAAG GAAATCCTTGTCTTGTGTAAAAATCGGGTTGTGCTTTTCGATAACAAAACCAAGGATGAAAGGAAGAGGGTTGAACAAGTTCAGCAGCTTCTCTCCCTTGTAAATATGGTCATAGCACATAATGGTGGACAACCGTATACAGATGAATTATTTGCTGAATTGAAG AAGGGGGCAATTAAACTCCGCAATCAACAAGAACAAGTTGATTCACTGAAAGGTTATTCTAAACGAGAAATATCAGAGTTCAAGGATCAGATAGAGCGTTCATATGGGGAGCAGCTCCAACGAATTACGGAGATG GTTGAGTCGAAGCTCAGAGAGACAACTACTAGGCTCGAACAACAATTGGCTGAAGAGCAGGCTGCAAGACTGAAGGCTGAAGAGCTAGCACATTTAAATCAAGCAAAATCTAATGATGAAATCCGTAAGCTCAGAGAGCATCTAGAAAAGGCAGAGGAGGAGCTTCGTAGGCGCAGTGAAAATCGGTGTGCCATTTTATGA